From the genome of Cydia fagiglandana chromosome 27, ilCydFagi1.1, whole genome shotgun sequence:
aCGACGTTGGCAGTAACAGCTAGAGGAGATGCCACAAGTTTTTTGTTTTACAAggcgaaaaggagatggcgggacgacttggactcATTCtaccgatgacagggtcgagtggagaaaacgaggggaggcctttgcccagcagtgggacactaaagTAGGCTAAAAAAAAGGGGGGGGGGCAAAAGTTGTAGTAACGCCTTGTGTTAATATGGATATGGATAACCAAACAAGCgtaagattccaaaattgagccATAAGCGTAGAGAggattattagtattattacagACTTACATCAAATTCCAGGTCAAACTCATACTTCAGCAGGTTGTGCACATACCAGCACTTGCCGAACCAGCGAGTGCCGGTTTTATCTGACTCCAGCCGGAACCAGTCATTATCTGCTGCCTTGTTGTTCTCTACATACTGCAACAAAAAATGTAATGTGACAGGCTGGAGGGAATTAACAAATCAAGCTTACAATTTTCTTAACCCtggagttacacacaatgtttttcattaaACTTGCAAAGAAAAAACAAGATTGTAAGCGAAATACTTATTACACATGGTgacatttcaaacataatcatatatgattatttatattatttatattattttggtttcataagtaataggcgtttttcaattaaaagacatgtgaaGATCgcgtagtattttttttatatgctaaaaaacgaacaagtgtgggtcggactcgcgcacgaatggttccatactataatgcaaaaaaaggcaaaaaaaaaacagtcacccatccaagtactgactccgcccgacgttgcttaacttcggtcaaaaatcacgtttgttgtatgggagccccacttaaatctttattttattctgtttttagtatttgttgttatagtggcaacagaaatacatcatctgtgaaaatttcaactgtctagctatcacggttcgtgagatacagcctggtgacagacggacggacggacagcagagtcttagtaatagggtctcgttttaccctttgggtatggaaccctaaaaacgaactatagtgacaAAATCATCATAAATTAGCCTATTCCGTAATAAAGTTTCCTGTGCCAAAGTATAAAGTAACCAGGAAGTGAATAAATACATGACTAATTGTAAGTACTAGATGTGTTAGAAGATACAACTAGACCAGAAGTAAAAGTTAGTCTACAAGTTCTACAACTGATATTCTTTTCACTATTTCCACTTATTAAGCAAACCCAGCGAACCTACGTGCATTTAAACAGTAAAACAgctgttaattaattaattttctcattAAATACCTTGATAAGTGCCTGATATTCTTCCTTCAAACGTGTCACCCACAATTCTTTGTCCCTAGGCCCAGCCTTGGTTTGCAGTAGCGGGATGCTACTCAGGGTCTTGCGCGTGCCTTCGTCTACCATTTTGATCTAATAGTTGATCtctatttcataactttgagtAGATTGTGGCGAAACACTACAACAGGATTTTCAAGACGAAAACATTAGATCAATTGGGAAACTACTGCAATTTAGTCGTCATTTTTTGTGACGTAACATTTTTATGTGATGCTGTTATGGTTCTTAAGTCGTAAGCAATAAGGTCTAAGTTAGTTAAAATAGCAAAAGCACTTAAtcactaattgaaggaattttCACCTAGCCGATTCGATCAGCTGTGACGTTTGACGTCAACGTGTCATTCTGCGTTTTGTTATTTAGGTGTGCAAACTGTAAAATAAAGGTAAATTTGTAATACAATCATAATGTCTTTtttattaactttaaaatacatttataaagtTAAATAATCACTAAAATATGCATAAAAGTAACCAGGTGACacttaaattataaaaaccatTAAATTTGTAAGCTACAGACAAAACGCATAAATGACAGTTCGATCGTGTTGTCCGAATTGAATTAGGTACTTCAATTGGTGAtcgataatatttaaataaaaaatattaagactAATCGTTTCAATCTGatagtattttatttaggcAGAAATAAACAAGAGTGattatattattgaaatacgatAGGAGATTTAAACATAAAAGTATGTGTAGGTAATATTTTCTTTTGCATGTAAGTAAGTGGGTGTGATTTGGACATATTATAAGTGGATAGTATTGAGTATTGATGTTGTCAACAAATTCTAatcagaaataaaataaaattataaaacattttATGAAGAAATTCATTTATATATGAAAACGATACATTACAATAAGTAAAAATAGATTCTGTGTACTGTTAAATCCCGTGCCTCGCTGAAATAACAGGTACTAAACTtagtaattatatattttatcgaGGAATCTGTAATCACCAAAAGATGAAAACATTTTACAGTGTCAGTTGTTTGATATAACTATAGAGAGGCGTAAAAAAAGGTCGTTCaccatcttatcttatcttatcttattgttttcgggggcccttgcggatacacttcgacccatagggatcttttgtgcagttaccccctagaagagatccgtcaactactcaagagcttttcccaccatatccatgtgtcggatgatg
Proteins encoded in this window:
- the LOC134678029 gene encoding ubiquitin-fold modifier-conjugating enzyme 1; amino-acid sequence: MVDEGTRKTLSSIPLLQTKAGPRDKELWVTRLKEEYQALIKYVENNKAADNDWFRLESDKTGTRWFGKCWYVHNLLKYEFDLEFDIPITYPTTAPELALPGLDGKTAKMYRGGKICLTDHFKPLWARNVPKFGIAHAMALGLGPWLAVEIPELIEKGVISYQEKGEAK